The Thioalkalivibrio thiocyanodenitrificans ARhD 1 nucleotide sequence CTTCGGCAATCAACAGGGCGGCGAACAGGCCGTAGGAGCCCCAGACATAGGGCCCGTGGCCGCCCATGGCAATGAAATCACCCACACCATCCCACATTACGAGCGTCCCTCTTCACGAATGGTTCCCGGCGCGTCCGCCACGGACGCGTTGCGGTCCCAGACCCCGCTATCGCCATCCCGGATGAGATCCCGCACCCACTGGGTCTCCGCCTCCCGCTCCAGCACCTCCACCTGTGCCCGGCGCAGGGCGATGGCAGCACAGTACAGCCAGCAGGCGCCCGTCATCAGAAGCAACGCGGTGAACATGGAGGGTGCCATGGTAGGCGCACTGGTCAGGGTGACCGACATGCCCTGGTGCAGGGTGTGCCACCACTCCACGGAAAAGTAGATGATCGGCACGTTGATCGCGCCCACAAGGGCCAGCAGCGAGGCCGACCGCGCACCATTCTCGCGGTCATCCACGGCGGTACGCAATGCCATGTAGCCGAGATACAGGAACAGCAGAACGAGCGTGGAAGTGAGCCGGGCGTCCCAGACCCAGTATGTCCCCCAGGTGGGCGCGCCCCACAGGGAGCCGGTCCACAGGGCGATGAAGGTCATCAGGGCCCCGGTGGGGGCGAGGCTGCGGGCCATCATGTCGGCCAGCCGGATGCGCCAGACCAGATGAATGACCCCGTACACGGCCATCAGCAGGTAGATGAACATGCCCATCCACGCCGCGGGCACGTGGATGAAGAGAATCCGGTAGCTGTTGCCCTGCTGGTAGTCGGGCGGCGCCACGAAGAAGCTGGTGTACAGACCCGCAACCGCCAGCACGACCGCGCCGCCCACCAGCCACGGCACCAGCACCTGCACCAGGACATGGAAGTTCCGGGGTGCGGCAAACGTCAGCCACGGTATGCGTCGAAACACCATCAATCAACTCCTTCCCGGAAAATAGTCAAAACAGGCGGCTCCGGCTAATCGAGACTGATGCGCAGGGCCCCGGCGACGGCCAACGGCACCAGCGGCAGGGCAATCGCAAGCATTGCCCCGAGCAGGGACAGATGCGCGTACGGACCGGCCTGGTGCATGGCCTCGGACACCGCCCCGGAACCGATGATCAGCACGGGGATGTACAACGGCAGCACCAGCAGCGCCATCAGGGCGCCGCCCGCCCTCACGCCCAGCATCAGCGCGGCGCCGGTGGCCCCCAGCAGGCTCAGCACCGGCGTGCCCAGGGCGAGCGACCCCATCAGGAC carries:
- the ccmD gene encoding heme exporter protein CcmD, translated to MWDGVGDFIAMGGHGPYVWGSYGLFAALLIAEVLFLRRRRRRTRAMLVRRLRRTASAQSPGDMT
- a CDS encoding heme ABC transporter permease; its protein translation is MVFRRIPWLTFAAPRNFHVLVQVLVPWLVGGAVVLAVAGLYTSFFVAPPDYQQGNSYRILFIHVPAAWMGMFIYLLMAVYGVIHLVWRIRLADMMARSLAPTGALMTFIALWTGSLWGAPTWGTYWVWDARLTSTLVLLFLYLGYMALRTAVDDRENGARSASLLALVGAINVPIIYFSVEWWHTLHQGMSVTLTSAPTMAPSMFTALLLMTGACWLYCAAIALRRAQVEVLEREAETQWVRDLIRDGDSGVWDRNASVADAPGTIREEGRS